Proteins from one Cryptomeria japonica chromosome 4, Sugi_1.0, whole genome shotgun sequence genomic window:
- the LOC131028099 gene encoding protein RADIALIS-like 1: MASDLSSSSGGNTVSTWTAKQNKQFEKAIAFYDKDTPDRWQKVAAMVDGKSPAEVERHYEILIDDLNRIESGQVHFPKYKSSG, encoded by the coding sequence ATGGCCAGTGATCTAAGTTCTTCATCTGGGGGAAATACTGTATCAACTTGGACAGCCAAGCAAAATAAACAGTTTGAGAAGGCCATAGCCTTCTATGACAAAGACACTCCTGACCGTTGGCAAAAGGTAGCTGCGATGGTTGATGGAAAATCTCCAGCGGAAGTAGAAAGGCATTATGAGATTCTAATAGATGACTTGAATCGTATTGAATCAGGCCAAGTGCATTTCCCCAAGTACAAATCTTCTGGTTGA